In Hamadaea flava, a genomic segment contains:
- the pelF gene encoding GT4 family glycosyltransferase PelF translates to MKIALVSEGTYPYAVGGVSTWCDQLIRGFPEYRWDMVALTVDGTERPLWSTPANLDALHRIPVWGSRRPGRAPAGAQAERFAAAYETLLAAMLTPPEIRSSATAVWQSRFLLGLRAVYDFATAGGDPYAAVTTNQSISQLLDAARKLRGWELELAEAAYAADVLGHLLRPLAAAPPRCDLVHASMNGLSMLVAMAAKWRDGTPVVMSEHGIYLRERYLEYMDCDAPPAVRTLLLGFFRSLAAAGYLISDVLAPHSDYNRRWQHQFGADPDRIWTMYNGVELDQFPVAEGEPAEPTVVYLGRINPLKDVHTLIRAFATVRTRVRGARLRIFGAAGPGDEAYAASCRQLAEDLGLARWVTFEGSVDSPVTAYHAGTVVTLTSISEGFPVAVVEAMACGRAMVCTNVGGVSEAVADAGFVVAPRDPLAVADALTKLLTDHGLRRRMARTARERVTQWFTLADSLHAYRQVYEALVAQPHPAVAAQQRQLPVATVRPATRLRVIGRVPLAHIEEVA, encoded by the coding sequence ATGAAGATCGCGCTCGTCTCGGAGGGGACCTACCCGTACGCGGTCGGCGGCGTCAGCACCTGGTGCGACCAGCTGATCCGCGGGTTCCCCGAATACCGGTGGGACATGGTGGCACTCACCGTGGACGGCACCGAACGACCGCTGTGGAGCACCCCGGCCAACCTCGACGCACTGCACCGGATACCGGTCTGGGGCTCGAGGCGGCCGGGGCGGGCTCCGGCCGGCGCCCAGGCCGAGCGGTTCGCCGCCGCGTACGAGACGCTGCTCGCGGCGATGCTGACGCCACCGGAGATCCGCTCCAGCGCGACAGCGGTGTGGCAAAGCCGGTTCCTGCTGGGTTTGCGGGCGGTCTACGACTTCGCGACGGCCGGCGGCGACCCGTACGCCGCCGTCACCACGAACCAGTCCATCAGCCAGCTCCTCGACGCCGCCCGGAAGCTGCGCGGCTGGGAGCTGGAGCTGGCCGAGGCGGCGTACGCCGCCGACGTCCTCGGTCACCTGCTGCGTCCGCTGGCCGCCGCGCCGCCGCGCTGCGATCTCGTCCATGCCTCCATGAACGGGTTGAGCATGCTGGTGGCGATGGCCGCCAAGTGGCGCGACGGCACCCCGGTCGTCATGAGCGAGCACGGCATCTACCTGCGTGAGCGGTATCTCGAGTACATGGACTGCGACGCGCCGCCCGCGGTGCGGACACTGCTGCTGGGGTTCTTCCGCTCGCTGGCCGCGGCCGGTTACCTGATCTCGGACGTGCTCGCCCCGCATTCGGACTACAACCGGCGCTGGCAGCATCAGTTCGGCGCCGACCCGGACCGGATCTGGACCATGTACAACGGCGTCGAACTCGATCAGTTCCCGGTCGCCGAGGGCGAACCGGCCGAGCCGACGGTCGTCTACCTCGGCCGGATCAATCCGCTCAAGGACGTGCACACGCTCATCCGGGCGTTCGCCACCGTGCGTACCCGGGTTCGGGGCGCCCGGCTGCGCATCTTCGGCGCCGCCGGTCCCGGTGACGAGGCGTACGCGGCGAGCTGCCGGCAGCTGGCCGAAGACCTCGGGCTCGCCCGGTGGGTCACGTTCGAGGGTTCGGTGGACTCGCCGGTCACGGCGTACCACGCGGGCACCGTCGTCACCCTGACCAGCATCTCCGAGGGCTTCCCGGTGGCGGTCGTCGAGGCGATGGCGTGCGGCCGGGCGATGGTCTGCACGAACGTCGGCGGCGTGTCGGAGGCGGTGGCCGACGCCGGTTTCGTCGTGGCTCCGCGTGACCCGCTGGCCGTCGCCGACGCGCTGACGAAGCTCCTCACCGATCACGGGCTGCGGCGCCGGATGGCGCGGACGGCCCGGGAACGGGTCACGCAGTGGTTCACGCTGGCCGATTCGCTGCACGCGTATCGGCAGGTATACGAGGCGCTGGTGGCGCAGCCGCATCCGGCTGTCGCGGCACAACAGCGTCAGCTTCCCGTCGCCACGGTCCGGCCGGCGACCCGGTTACGCGTGATCGGCCGGGTGCCGCTGGCACACATCGAGGAGGTCGCATGA
- a CDS encoding fibronectin type III domain-containing protein, translated as MTTDETPERGRLAGMRPRLVVAVLVLASAGLLGLVLTDRSPAASNLQFAQAGHWVYNDSRETAYHVDGSTSQVDVQVSVPGGEAGSLVAQGDQSGYVVGRSRITEFDKSTLTVEASQTPPATERPEVLEVAGGPYLVYRNAGQVVRLGDPTATVPAGGPLSRPAVTSHGSVWLHRIDTGSLCELASGATRMTCVAQAAQGHTGAVTIVDDRPVLVDTTADTLQTFGKEGLGKAVPIGVDLPSTAQVASGVAAGRLAIVDPERGKLHLIDTAGLQSRPVAKPVAVDLPPGGRFADPVATPQVIAVLDQVNNELTTYDSSGVVRGRVPLVDATTSEPVRGEDNRIYLDGADGTHVLVVNGENGVVTKVAVGGTSPHPTTTSTPPRQTPTTGTTTAPGQPGGPSVPGAPRNVTATAGDRTATVRWSPPASNGSPVTAYRLSWPGGSTRVGGSATSATVTGLANGTTHVITVTAENGSGRGPGTGVRVAMPSPAAGKPVITVQVPSVWFGTRPITVVWARPALHGATLVHYVVKVPDQPDQTVTTEKAAYANIFNTTAAITVTVYAVTRYGSGSQIKGGTGSALIPAVVPMP; from the coding sequence ATGACCACGGATGAGACGCCAGAACGCGGCAGGCTGGCCGGGATGCGGCCCCGGCTCGTGGTGGCGGTCTTGGTCCTCGCGTCGGCCGGTCTGCTCGGGCTGGTACTGACCGACCGGTCGCCCGCCGCCAGCAACCTGCAGTTCGCCCAGGCGGGCCACTGGGTCTACAACGACAGCCGGGAGACCGCGTATCACGTCGACGGCTCGACCAGTCAGGTCGACGTCCAGGTCTCGGTGCCCGGCGGCGAGGCGGGCAGCCTCGTGGCGCAGGGCGACCAGTCGGGCTACGTGGTGGGGCGGTCCCGGATCACCGAGTTCGACAAGTCGACGCTGACCGTGGAGGCGAGCCAGACGCCGCCGGCGACCGAGCGCCCGGAGGTCCTCGAGGTCGCGGGCGGCCCGTATCTGGTCTACCGCAACGCCGGTCAGGTCGTGCGGCTCGGCGATCCGACCGCGACGGTCCCGGCGGGCGGCCCGCTGTCCCGGCCCGCCGTCACGAGCCACGGTTCGGTGTGGCTGCACCGGATCGACACCGGTTCGCTGTGCGAACTGGCGTCCGGCGCGACCCGGATGACCTGTGTGGCGCAGGCGGCTCAGGGCCACACCGGCGCGGTGACGATTGTGGACGATCGACCGGTGCTGGTCGACACCACCGCGGACACCTTGCAGACCTTCGGCAAGGAGGGGCTCGGCAAGGCGGTGCCGATCGGCGTCGACCTGCCCTCGACGGCGCAGGTCGCCAGCGGCGTGGCCGCCGGCCGGCTCGCGATCGTCGACCCCGAACGCGGCAAGCTGCATCTGATCGACACGGCCGGTCTGCAGAGCCGCCCGGTCGCCAAGCCCGTGGCCGTCGACCTGCCCCCGGGCGGCCGCTTCGCCGATCCCGTCGCGACGCCGCAGGTCATCGCGGTGCTCGATCAGGTCAACAACGAGCTGACCACCTACGACAGCTCCGGCGTCGTCCGCGGCCGGGTGCCGTTGGTGGACGCCACGACGTCCGAACCGGTCCGGGGCGAGGACAACCGCATCTACCTCGACGGCGCCGACGGCACCCATGTGCTGGTGGTCAACGGGGAGAACGGCGTCGTGACCAAGGTGGCGGTGGGCGGCACGTCGCCACACCCGACCACGACGTCGACGCCGCCCAGGCAGACCCCGACCACCGGGACCACCACCGCGCCGGGCCAACCCGGCGGGCCCTCCGTGCCGGGCGCGCCTCGCAACGTGACCGCCACGGCCGGGGACCGTACCGCGACCGTCCGATGGTCGCCGCCCGCCTCGAACGGCTCGCCGGTGACGGCGTACCGGCTGTCCTGGCCGGGCGGGTCGACCCGGGTCGGCGGCTCGGCCACGTCCGCCACGGTGACCGGCCTGGCCAACGGGACGACCCACGTCATCACGGTGACCGCGGAGAACGGGTCCGGCCGCGGTCCCGGCACCGGCGTCCGAGTCGCGATGCCCTCGCCGGCCGCCGGGAAGCCGGTGATCACCGTGCAGGTGCCCAGCGTGTGGTTCGGAACCCGGCCGATCACCGTGGTCTGGGCCCGTCCGGCCCTGCACGGAGCCACCCTGGTGCACTACGTTGTGAAGGTGCCCGACCAGCCCGATCAGACGGTGACGACCGAGAAGGCCGCCTACGCCAACATCTTCAACACCACGGCGGCCATCACGGTCACGGTGTACGCGGTGACGCGCTACGGATCCGGGTCGCAGATCAAGGGCGGGACCGGCAGCGCGCTGATCCCCGCCGTCGTGCCGATGCCATGA
- a CDS encoding aminoglycoside phosphotransferase family protein — protein MVAVDEVEVVIAHDERATLRVGEVFLKIDADRARLDAEVEAMTLAPIPTPRILWRKPPVLALAALRGTTLGTLGQPSTASPAAWAAAGAALRSLHDAPLPPWPGRSVDKLAADLEDECEWLLANEVLPTGVLPADVVTHNRRIAETVLRPWTPAFTHGDLHVAHVFAEGDTITGVIDWSEAAPGDALFDLASLTLGHPERLDDVLAGYGDADRDLIRAWWSMRCLLAIRWLAEHGFDPNAPGCEIDVLRAQM, from the coding sequence ATGGTCGCCGTGGATGAGGTCGAAGTCGTCATCGCGCATGACGAGCGCGCGACCTTGCGGGTCGGCGAGGTCTTCCTGAAGATCGACGCCGATCGGGCGCGCCTCGATGCCGAGGTCGAGGCGATGACCTTGGCGCCGATCCCGACTCCCCGGATCCTGTGGCGAAAGCCGCCCGTGCTCGCCCTCGCTGCCCTTCGCGGCACCACCCTCGGCACGTTGGGCCAGCCGTCGACCGCGTCCCCGGCGGCCTGGGCGGCGGCGGGAGCCGCCCTCCGATCGCTGCATGACGCACCGCTTCCGCCGTGGCCCGGCCGGAGCGTCGACAAGCTCGCCGCGGACCTCGAGGACGAATGCGAGTGGCTCCTCGCCAACGAGGTGCTTCCCACCGGCGTGCTTCCCGCAGACGTCGTCACGCACAACCGCCGGATCGCCGAAACCGTGCTGCGGCCGTGGACCCCGGCGTTCACGCACGGCGACCTGCACGTGGCCCACGTGTTCGCCGAGGGCGACACGATCACCGGCGTGATCGACTGGTCCGAGGCCGCTCCGGGCGACGCCCTCTTCGACCTCGCCAGTCTGACCCTCGGACATCCCGAACGCCTGGACGATGTGCTCGCGGGCTACGGCGACGCCGATCGCGACTTGATCCGCGCGTGGTGGTCCATGCGCTGCCTGCTGGCGATCCGCTGGCTGGCCGAGCACGGCTTCGACCCGAACGCGCCCGGCTGCGAGATCGACGTGCTGAGAGCCCAGATGTAG
- a CDS encoding sugar phosphate nucleotidyltransferase: MHAVILAGGKGTRLLPYTTVLPKPLVPIGDNHSILDIILCQLAGAGFTSATLAINHLGRLIRAFAGDGSRWGITIDYAEENSPLSTVGPLFGLRDRLPETFLVMNGDVLTDLNYADLLTTHQRSGAPLTVATSPRTTHIEFGVLTLENRRVVGFTEKPAFTYRVSMGVYGMSRDTLQPYALGQALGFDRLILDLIDRRLFPATYDFGGFWLDIGRPDDYDVANRDFAKLQDLLLPEPVRTLVEAR, translated from the coding sequence GTGCACGCTGTGATCCTGGCGGGCGGTAAGGGAACCCGGCTCCTGCCATACACGACCGTGCTGCCGAAACCTCTGGTACCCATCGGCGACAACCATTCGATTCTCGACATCATCCTGTGCCAGCTGGCCGGCGCCGGCTTCACCTCGGCCACCCTCGCGATCAACCACCTGGGCCGGCTCATCCGGGCGTTCGCCGGGGACGGGTCTCGCTGGGGCATCACCATCGACTACGCCGAGGAGAACAGCCCACTGTCCACAGTGGGACCGCTGTTCGGGCTCAGGGACCGGCTCCCCGAGACGTTCCTGGTGATGAACGGCGACGTGCTGACCGACCTGAACTACGCCGATCTGCTCACCACCCACCAACGCAGCGGTGCTCCGCTGACCGTCGCCACGTCACCACGCACGACCCACATCGAGTTCGGCGTGCTGACCCTGGAGAACCGCAGAGTCGTCGGATTCACCGAGAAGCCGGCGTTCACCTATCGGGTCAGCATGGGCGTCTACGGCATGTCCCGCGACACGTTGCAGCCGTATGCCCTCGGCCAGGCGCTCGGCTTCGACCGGCTGATCCTCGACCTCATCGACCGGCGGCTGTTCCCGGCCACCTACGACTTCGGCGGCTTCTGGCTCGACATCGGCCGGCCCGATGACTACGACGTGGCCAACCGGGACTTCGCCAAGTTGCAGGATCTGCTGCTGCCCGAACCAGTTCGCACGCTGGTGGAGGCGAGATGA
- a CDS encoding Agd3-related carbohydrate-binding protein: MRFSRAVISRPRRHAARWLTVAIAAALAIVSTTASPGAARPKSPTGTTVVAPSIVGYPPVAAPQTPAPNPLPKKGGSVKLDKSARVSPKAGASTLATPATAKVALRALVVATTSDDFGVPTWTSTLDQVGAAYDVLYTATTPLAGTTLVRPDGTGKYNAILLTSTMLLYSDGGGYTAGLTGDEWNLLWAYERDYGVRQVSLYGSYGSWPEDYCLRARTEGSVGDTALTATLTTDGAAALDYLNPAANIPILQSYVYRNQLAAGCAAQPVLQIGSDVVGVRSTSTDGRERMTLTFTSNQYLLQARLLTYGLFRWASKDLFLGDQRHYLNIDVDDWFNTSDEMLPNGQLNSDPGYQMSGHDAYNAYLRQTGLRSSYPLASQLTFGMAINGGDANLTAASQCYPTGGINRLTSTTRCLRNNFRWINHTLTHPKMNSTPYATNVAEISQNLTVAQRLGLPVDRTVLKTPEYSGLGVYNPDATNDVDPPTDFGLNASNPDLLRAATDLGVKYLHGNMSFPSHQPPCFNCVIAHPMAPNLSIVPDWPTNIAYFSTTPDEETYFYNSFYGPNGKFPYWSTNLTYSQIIAYETDQALLRLAAGSSYTTTFHIGNLRDYGSGQTLLTDWAQQLLAKYSSYYSVPVLSPGWPALAAYAQARTAHFAQLRAGVDAVYDAATVTVTLTSPTAGTLTLCGAQTAGATTYGNDVSAQLTLAANTPLTVSMRPRL, translated from the coding sequence GTGCGATTCAGCCGTGCAGTCATTTCTCGTCCGCGCCGGCACGCGGCCCGATGGCTCACCGTGGCCATCGCGGCGGCGCTGGCGATCGTGTCCACGACGGCCAGCCCCGGTGCCGCACGCCCGAAGTCCCCCACGGGTACGACGGTCGTCGCGCCGTCGATCGTCGGCTATCCGCCGGTCGCCGCACCTCAGACGCCTGCCCCGAACCCGTTGCCCAAGAAGGGCGGCTCCGTCAAGCTCGACAAGTCCGCTCGCGTCAGCCCGAAGGCCGGCGCGTCGACGCTGGCCACCCCGGCCACCGCGAAGGTCGCCCTGCGCGCGCTGGTGGTCGCCACCACCAGCGACGATTTCGGCGTGCCGACATGGACCTCGACGCTGGACCAGGTCGGCGCGGCGTACGACGTGCTCTACACGGCGACCACGCCGCTGGCCGGCACGACGCTGGTGCGGCCGGACGGCACCGGCAAGTACAACGCGATCCTGCTCACCAGCACGATGCTCCTGTACTCCGACGGCGGCGGATACACCGCCGGGCTGACCGGCGACGAGTGGAACCTGCTGTGGGCGTACGAGCGGGACTACGGGGTTCGCCAGGTCTCGCTCTACGGCAGCTACGGCAGCTGGCCGGAGGACTACTGCCTGCGCGCGCGTACCGAGGGCAGCGTCGGCGACACCGCCCTGACCGCGACCCTGACGACCGACGGCGCGGCCGCGCTGGACTACCTCAACCCGGCCGCGAACATCCCGATCCTGCAGTCCTACGTGTATCGCAACCAGCTCGCGGCCGGCTGCGCCGCCCAGCCGGTGCTGCAGATCGGGTCGGACGTCGTCGGCGTACGCAGCACCTCCACCGACGGACGCGAGCGGATGACCCTCACGTTCACCTCGAACCAGTACCTGCTGCAGGCCCGCCTGCTGACCTACGGCCTGTTCCGCTGGGCCAGCAAGGATCTGTTCCTCGGCGATCAGCGCCACTACCTCAACATCGACGTGGACGACTGGTTCAACACCTCCGACGAGATGTTGCCGAACGGTCAGCTCAACAGCGACCCGGGCTACCAGATGAGCGGGCACGACGCGTACAACGCGTACCTCCGGCAGACCGGGCTGCGCAGCTCCTATCCGCTGGCCTCGCAGCTCACCTTCGGCATGGCCATCAACGGCGGCGACGCCAACCTCACGGCCGCTTCCCAGTGCTACCCCACCGGGGGCATCAATCGGTTGACCTCCACCACCCGCTGCCTGCGCAACAACTTCCGGTGGATCAACCACACGCTGACGCATCCGAAGATGAACTCCACGCCGTACGCCACCAACGTGGCCGAGATCAGCCAGAACCTCACCGTCGCCCAGCGGCTCGGGTTGCCGGTCGACCGGACCGTGCTGAAGACGCCCGAGTACTCGGGTCTGGGCGTCTACAACCCGGACGCCACGAACGACGTCGACCCGCCCACCGACTTCGGGCTGAACGCCTCCAACCCCGACCTGTTGCGCGCCGCCACCGATCTCGGGGTGAAGTACCTGCACGGCAACATGTCGTTCCCGAGCCACCAGCCGCCCTGCTTCAACTGCGTGATCGCGCATCCGATGGCGCCGAACCTGAGCATCGTGCCGGACTGGCCCACGAACATCGCGTACTTCTCGACCACGCCCGACGAGGAGACCTACTTCTACAACTCGTTCTACGGGCCGAACGGCAAGTTCCCGTACTGGTCGACCAACCTGACCTACAGCCAGATCATCGCGTACGAGACCGATCAGGCGCTGCTGCGGCTCGCCGCCGGGTCGTCCTACACGACCACGTTCCACATCGGCAATCTGCGCGACTACGGCAGCGGCCAGACGCTGCTCACCGATTGGGCCCAGCAGCTGCTGGCCAAGTACAGCTCGTACTACTCCGTGCCGGTGCTCAGCCCTGGCTGGCCCGCCCTGGCCGCCTACGCCCAGGCCCGCACAGCACACTTCGCGCAGCTCAGAGCCGGTGTGGACGCCGTTTACGACGCCGCGACCGTCACGGTCACGCTGACGTCGCCCACCGCGGGCACCCTCACGCTGTGCGGCGCGCAGACCGCCGGCGCCACCACCTACGGCAACGACGTCTCGGCACAGCTCACGCTCGCGGCGAACACGCCGCTCACCGTGTCGATGCGGCCCCGGCTATGA
- a CDS encoding type VII secretion protein EccE produces the protein MTGAGWAQSAENLAAGPPLPVQQARPATDVDAAHIARAQALAAPRAEAREAAYAALAAAQAAAAAPPAPVEQQPAATVRPSPAPAIVSPGVRRPRRAVLVQIMCWQLGLIAGVVALRQPWPLAIAVITVAAAFIAVTAIPVRGRRAYQWLVLWLGFVRRDRDRDLTDQAGAALLRFLAPEAVTVPGELFMVSRAAGATAVLQPTGEPGAIPSATDLLPGAGEAVAFAVQVVRHAGTDRSRPPRTWIALEARRTVDVHRDPDVHRVLSNAVRRVLRRLRQEGLPARVLVEHEVLSTLAALAHVNAGRGQIRETWRHWRSGPITQITFRIGDAAALADQLPVLAPGVAVTLAVTAHRRPGRAEAATEAVVRLAALDHGAVEKAAVEFERIAGERGVEVERLDGRHGKGVAATLPIGGPDR, from the coding sequence GTGACAGGCGCCGGGTGGGCACAGAGCGCGGAGAACCTCGCGGCCGGGCCGCCGCTGCCCGTCCAGCAGGCGCGCCCGGCCACCGATGTGGACGCCGCGCACATCGCTCGGGCGCAGGCGTTGGCCGCACCCAGAGCCGAAGCTCGCGAGGCGGCGTACGCAGCACTGGCCGCCGCTCAGGCCGCTGCCGCTGCCCCGCCCGCTCCCGTCGAACAGCAGCCGGCAGCCACCGTGCGGCCGAGTCCGGCACCTGCCATCGTGTCACCCGGCGTACGCCGTCCCCGCCGGGCGGTGCTGGTCCAGATCATGTGCTGGCAGCTCGGGCTGATCGCCGGGGTCGTCGCACTCCGTCAGCCGTGGCCGCTGGCCATCGCGGTGATCACCGTGGCGGCGGCGTTCATCGCGGTCACCGCGATCCCGGTACGCGGTCGCCGGGCGTACCAGTGGCTTGTGCTTTGGCTCGGTTTCGTACGCCGTGACCGCGACCGTGACCTGACCGATCAGGCCGGAGCGGCGCTGTTGCGGTTCTTGGCGCCCGAGGCGGTGACCGTCCCGGGTGAGCTGTTCATGGTGAGCCGCGCAGCCGGAGCGACCGCCGTCCTCCAGCCGACCGGCGAGCCCGGCGCGATTCCGTCCGCCACCGACCTGCTGCCCGGCGCGGGCGAGGCCGTCGCGTTCGCCGTGCAGGTCGTGCGGCATGCCGGGACCGACCGCAGCCGTCCACCTCGGACCTGGATCGCGCTCGAGGCTAGACGCACGGTCGACGTCCACCGCGATCCGGACGTGCACCGCGTCCTCAGCAACGCGGTTCGGCGGGTCCTGCGCCGGCTTCGCCAGGAGGGCCTGCCCGCACGAGTCCTCGTCGAGCACGAGGTGCTCAGTACGCTCGCGGCGCTGGCGCACGTCAACGCCGGACGCGGCCAGATCCGGGAGACCTGGCGTCATTGGCGCAGCGGGCCGATCACTCAGATCACGTTCCGGATCGGTGATGCCGCAGCGCTCGCCGATCAGCTGCCGGTCCTGGCGCCCGGGGTCGCTGTCACGCTGGCCGTGACGGCGCACCGGCGACCGGGCCGGGCCGAAGCGGCGACGGAAGCGGTGGTACGCCTCGCGGCGCTCGATCACGGCGCGGTGGAGAAGGCGGCCGTCGAGTTTGAACGGATCGCCGGCGAGCGCGGGGTCGAGGTGGAACGTCTGGACGGGCGCCACGGCAAGGGTGTGGCCGCGACGCTGCCGATCGGCGGGCCGGACCGCTGA